In Paenibacillus kyungheensis, the following are encoded in one genomic region:
- the opp4B gene encoding oligopeptide ABC transporter permease, with the protein MWKFTLRRILIMIPQLFVLSVLIFLLAKAMPGDALTGAMQANPNVSPQVLAEQREKLGLNDPAWQQYGRWIGNLVQGDLGKSYVHKIGVADLIGSRLANTFYLGVAILVLTYLISIPLGILSGRYQNSLLDKTITGYTYLSFATPLFIFALLILFVFGFQLGWFPTSGSVDVGIEPGSGSYYANKFYHLILPAIAGALVSTTATIQYLRNEVIDTRLKDFVKTARSKGVPESKVYSKHILRNSLLPIAAFLGYDLTGVLAGNLFIESIFGYPGLGQLFLQSITQRDYSVVTILVMLSGLLALIGTLLSDIILSWVDPRIRIG; encoded by the coding sequence ATGTGGAAATTTACGCTTCGCCGCATTCTGATCATGATTCCCCAATTGTTCGTACTGAGCGTGCTGATCTTCCTCTTAGCGAAAGCAATGCCGGGCGATGCTTTAACGGGTGCTATGCAAGCGAATCCGAATGTCAGTCCACAAGTATTAGCAGAACAACGGGAGAAATTAGGTCTAAATGATCCAGCATGGCAACAATATGGACGTTGGATAGGAAATTTAGTACAAGGGGATCTGGGAAAGTCATATGTACATAAAATAGGCGTTGCTGATTTGATTGGCAGTCGCTTGGCGAATACCTTTTACCTCGGTGTAGCAATTCTAGTATTAACGTATCTGATTTCGATCCCACTGGGGATTTTGAGTGGACGTTATCAGAATAGTTTGTTAGACAAAACGATTACAGGGTACACGTATCTCAGTTTTGCGACACCGTTATTTATTTTTGCATTGTTAATTCTATTCGTTTTTGGATTCCAATTAGGATGGTTTCCAACAAGTGGTAGTGTAGATGTAGGAATAGAGCCAGGATCTGGTTCCTATTATGCGAATAAGTTTTATCACTTGATTTTACCTGCTATTGCAGGGGCACTAGTGAGTACTACAGCAACGATTCAATACCTTCGTAATGAAGTTATCGATACTAGACTTAAAGATTTTGTCAAAACAGCTCGTTCTAAAGGTGTTCCAGAATCCAAAGTGTATTCAAAACACATTTTGCGTAACTCTTTACTTCCTATTGCTGCATTTCTTGGTTATGACTTAACAGGAGTATTGGCTGGAAACTTATTTATTGAATCTATTTTTGGTTATCCAGGATTAGGGCAACTATTTTTACAATCCATTACACAGCGTGATTATTCTGTAGTCACCATATTGGTTATGCTTTCCGGCTTACTTGCTCTTATCGGTACATTGTTGTCGGATATCATTTTGAGTTGGGTTGATCCACGTATTCGGATTGGCTAA
- the mutS gene encoding DNA mismatch repair protein MutS, which translates to MTTYTPMMMQYLKIKEQAQDAFLFFRLGDFYELFFDDAILASKELEITLTGKAAGVPERIPMCGVPYHSAENYIHRLIEKGYKVAICEQVEDAGASKGIVKREIIRVVTPGTMMESKGLTDKANNYMICLTEREGKMALAACDLSTGELHVTSALSSQQWLRDELGLYEPSEIIGQVDLIDESYRQALQLGRKVLYTPWDKAREELARRQFGEAAWARLDEERQLCISILIGYLSETQKRSLGQLTHISAYEPEHYMILDPFTRRNLELIETVRERSRKGSLLWLLDRTETPMGGRLLRRWIDKPLLSRKLVEERLEAVEKLHQGLILREDLRSQLKGIYDLERLVGRIAFGTANGRDMLALRDSLAQIPELRRQCTDSSSSTLQQIAQLMDECTDLTDAISTAIVDDPPVSVKDGGLIREGYHAHLDELREASVNGKRWIAELEAAERLATGIKSLKIGYNKIFGYYIEVTRSNLNALPEGRYERKQTLANAERYVTPELKAKEALILEAQEKMVDIEYELFADLRTQVANEIPRLKQLAEKVAEIDVYQSFAAISAERAFVKPVLTDRYDLIVKEGRHPVVEAVMNNTSFISNSTEITEDKANILLITGPNMAGKSTYMRQVALVSIMAQIGCFVPASQAEIPMIDRIFTRIGAADDLIGGQSTFMVEMADIQVMTERATPRSLIIIDELGRGTSTSEGMSIAQAVIEYVHHEIGCKALVSTHFHELAHLEETLEHLQNFSMAVKESGDKVHFLRKLVPGAASTSYGIYCAQLAGLPESIIDRANGILSRMEQASSTVVADQSAVAISAKSEEQQHNDTQSQLLSNEQTQTSFSAENNNHSSVQIAEKGSILSVDHKQESANQPSDIEINTLNKQSVSPSRHSANSATSKAQDVVQLSIFGDEEEVTQTIIKEDPIAKQIVELIQNTDIMNMTPLQAMQLLNDLKVKATYS; encoded by the coding sequence ATGACTACGTATACACCGATGATGATGCAATATCTCAAAATAAAAGAACAAGCACAAGATGCATTTTTATTTTTCCGATTGGGGGATTTTTACGAATTATTTTTTGACGATGCGATTCTAGCATCTAAAGAATTAGAGATCACGTTGACAGGCAAAGCTGCTGGTGTGCCCGAGCGGATTCCGATGTGCGGCGTACCTTATCATTCAGCAGAGAACTATATCCATCGCTTGATTGAAAAAGGATACAAAGTCGCTATCTGTGAACAGGTAGAAGATGCAGGCGCAAGCAAAGGAATTGTCAAACGTGAAATTATCCGCGTCGTTACACCGGGTACGATGATGGAAAGTAAAGGGTTAACCGACAAAGCGAACAACTACATGATCTGTTTGACAGAACGTGAAGGGAAAATGGCTTTAGCGGCTTGTGATCTGTCTACAGGTGAACTGCATGTGACATCTGCTTTATCTTCACAACAATGGTTACGTGATGAACTAGGATTGTATGAACCGTCTGAAATTATTGGACAAGTCGATCTGATTGATGAATCTTATCGTCAAGCGCTACAACTAGGACGCAAAGTACTATATACACCATGGGACAAAGCACGCGAGGAATTAGCACGTCGTCAATTTGGTGAAGCAGCGTGGGCAAGACTGGATGAAGAACGTCAGTTGTGTATTTCTATACTCATTGGCTATTTAAGTGAAACCCAAAAGCGTTCGCTTGGACAATTAACACATATCAGTGCTTATGAGCCTGAACATTATATGATTCTCGATCCATTTACACGTCGTAATCTAGAATTGATAGAGACGGTACGTGAGCGTTCTCGTAAAGGTTCATTGCTATGGTTGCTTGATCGTACAGAGACGCCAATGGGTGGACGATTGCTTCGTCGCTGGATCGATAAGCCGTTGTTATCTCGTAAATTAGTAGAAGAGCGTTTAGAAGCGGTAGAGAAGCTTCATCAAGGATTAATTTTGCGCGAAGATTTGCGATCGCAATTGAAAGGGATCTATGATCTGGAACGTTTGGTGGGACGGATTGCTTTTGGAACAGCAAATGGACGGGATATGTTAGCTTTACGTGACTCGCTTGCTCAAATTCCAGAATTGCGTCGTCAATGTACAGATTCTTCTTCATCCACCTTGCAACAAATCGCGCAGTTAATGGATGAATGTACAGACTTAACCGATGCAATCAGTACAGCGATTGTAGATGATCCACCTGTATCGGTAAAAGACGGAGGATTGATCCGCGAAGGCTATCATGCTCATCTGGATGAATTACGTGAAGCTAGCGTCAACGGTAAGCGTTGGATTGCTGAACTTGAAGCAGCAGAGCGCTTAGCAACAGGGATCAAGTCGCTCAAAATCGGTTATAACAAAATTTTCGGCTATTATATAGAAGTAACTCGTTCTAACTTAAATGCTTTACCAGAAGGCAGATACGAGCGCAAGCAGACGTTAGCAAATGCAGAGCGTTACGTTACACCCGAACTGAAAGCCAAAGAAGCACTTATTTTGGAAGCTCAAGAAAAAATGGTCGATATTGAATATGAGTTGTTTGCTGATCTGCGAACTCAAGTTGCTAACGAAATTCCACGACTCAAACAGTTAGCAGAAAAAGTAGCAGAGATCGACGTTTATCAGTCTTTTGCCGCGATTAGTGCAGAGCGTGCTTTTGTCAAACCTGTATTGACAGATCGTTATGATCTGATTGTCAAAGAAGGTCGTCATCCTGTAGTAGAAGCAGTAATGAATAATACATCGTTTATATCGAACAGTACAGAAATCACAGAAGATAAAGCTAATATTTTACTGATTACAGGCCCAAATATGGCTGGTAAAAGTACGTATATGCGTCAAGTGGCTTTGGTGTCTATTATGGCACAAATTGGATGTTTTGTACCTGCAAGTCAAGCAGAAATTCCAATGATCGATCGCATTTTTACCCGTATTGGAGCCGCAGATGATCTGATCGGTGGACAAAGTACCTTTATGGTAGAAATGGCAGATATTCAAGTAATGACCGAGCGTGCAACACCTCGAAGTCTTATCATTATTGATGAATTAGGCCGAGGGACATCAACCAGTGAAGGGATGTCTATAGCTCAAGCAGTGATCGAATATGTGCATCATGAGATCGGCTGTAAAGCATTGGTGTCTACCCATTTTCATGAATTAGCGCATTTGGAAGAAACGTTAGAGCATCTACAAAACTTCTCAATGGCTGTAAAAGAAAGCGGAGATAAAGTTCATTTTCTGCGCAAATTAGTTCCGGGTGCAGCTAGTACCAGTTATGGTATTTATTGCGCGCAACTGGCAGGCTTACCAGAAAGTATTATTGATCGCGCGAATGGTATACTTAGCCGGATGGAGCAGGCGAGTAGCACTGTTGTAGCAGATCAATCGGCTGTAGCGATATCTGCTAAATCAGAAGAGCAACAACATAATGATACACAATCTCAACTGTTATCCAATGAACAAACACAAACATCGTTTTCTGCTGAAAATAACAATCATTCTTCTGTCCAGATTGCTGAAAAAGGTTCTATACTTTCTGTTGATCATAAGCAAGAGTCAGCCAATCAACCATCTGATATAGAAATAAATACGCTGAATAAACAGTCTGTCTCACCAAGCAGACATTCTGCTAATTCAGCTACATCCAAAGCTCAAGATGTTGTACAGTTGTCTATTTTCGGAGATGAAGAAGAAGTTACTCAGACGATAATCAAAGAAGATCCGATAGCCAAACAAATCGTAGAATTGATTCAAAATACAGATATTATGAATATGACTCCTTTACAGGCTATGCAGTTGTTGAACGATCTCAAAGTGAAAGCAACGTATTCATAA
- a CDS encoding ABC transporter ATP-binding protein, which translates to MNTESVLEIRDLTVAFRIKDEYYPAVDQLNLTINKNEVLAIVGESGCGKSALALSLTRLHDSKNTHIEGELLFKGQDLNKLSPGQMNKIRGSEIGMIFQDPLTALNPLMTIGKQIEENLDYHTSLSRKEKTKRVIELLENVNIVDPTRVYAQYPHELSGGMRQRIMIAIAIACRPSLIIADEPTTALDVTIQSQILDLLKQLQAENDAGIVLITHDLGVVAEMADRVVVMYAGEIVEIADVNELFNNPKHPYTRSLLASMPGANVGQESLHVIDGRVPSLQNIPRGSCRFSERIPWIPQTAHAEHPELNEVAPNHWVRCTCYQNFHFEDEVEDGKEIVLNGIAGTQ; encoded by the coding sequence TTGAACACAGAATCGGTATTGGAAATCAGAGACCTGACAGTAGCTTTTCGTATCAAAGATGAGTATTATCCTGCTGTCGATCAACTGAACTTAACGATCAACAAAAACGAAGTTTTGGCTATTGTAGGTGAATCGGGTTGTGGTAAAAGTGCCTTGGCACTTTCTCTGACACGACTTCATGATAGCAAAAATACGCACATCGAAGGTGAACTGCTTTTTAAAGGGCAGGATTTGAACAAATTGTCACCTGGACAAATGAACAAAATTCGTGGTTCCGAAATCGGTATGATTTTTCAGGACCCATTAACAGCATTGAATCCTTTGATGACCATCGGCAAACAAATCGAAGAAAATCTCGATTATCATACGTCGTTATCTCGAAAAGAAAAAACAAAGCGTGTTATCGAATTATTGGAAAATGTAAACATTGTTGATCCAACGAGGGTATATGCCCAATATCCACATGAGTTATCTGGTGGGATGAGACAGCGGATTATGATCGCGATCGCGATTGCATGTCGCCCTTCATTGATTATCGCTGACGAACCAACAACAGCTCTAGATGTAACGATTCAATCTCAAATTTTGGATTTATTGAAGCAACTGCAAGCCGAAAACGACGCTGGTATTGTTCTGATCACTCATGATCTTGGTGTTGTTGCTGAAATGGCAGATCGTGTTGTCGTCATGTATGCTGGCGAAATTGTAGAAATTGCTGATGTAAATGAGTTATTCAACAATCCCAAACATCCGTACACCCGCTCATTACTGGCTTCGATGCCGGGAGCAAATGTAGGGCAGGAGAGCTTACATGTAATTGATGGTCGTGTACCTTCATTACAGAATATTCCTCGTGGTTCCTGTCGCTTCTCAGAACGTATTCCATGGATTCCACAGACTGCTCATGCAGAACACCCTGAGCTGAATGAAGTGGCTCCAAATCATTGGGTACGTTGTACATGCTACCAGAATTTTCATTTTGAAGATGAAGTAGAAGATGGAAAGGAGATTGTGTTGAATGGCATTGCTGGAACTCAATAA
- a CDS encoding ABC transporter permease, with product MGMRAQTFAPEETIQKSPSSWSILGKELIKDKMAMLSLIFLALFLIVIYGSVFFIDQEAVTKVDLTSIKAPPSADHWLGTDRAGSDIFGQVVIGARNSITIAFAITIFAAVIGLSIGLIAGFFGGIVDNIIMRFIDFILVLPFLMLVIVFVTIVPKYNIWSFIFIMTAFLWVGKARLIRAKVLAERELDYVQASKTLGTPNWKIIAFGILPNLSSIVIVNMTLNLAGNIGIETGLSFLGFGLPQSTPSLGTIVSNATDPDILQNYWWMWLPASLLILVLILAINFVGQALKRATDARQRLG from the coding sequence ATGGGAATGAGAGCTCAAACATTTGCGCCTGAAGAAACGATTCAAAAATCGCCTTCAAGTTGGTCAATTTTAGGTAAAGAATTAATCAAAGATAAAATGGCTATGCTTTCATTAATCTTTTTAGCTTTATTTTTGATTGTTATTTATGGTTCTGTATTTTTTATCGACCAAGAAGCTGTAACTAAAGTGGATCTAACTTCTATTAAAGCTCCACCTAGTGCAGATCACTGGTTAGGTACAGACCGCGCTGGTAGTGATATTTTTGGACAGGTCGTTATAGGAGCACGTAATTCAATTACGATTGCTTTTGCAATTACGATTTTTGCTGCTGTTATTGGTCTGAGTATTGGCTTAATTGCAGGTTTCTTTGGCGGAATCGTAGATAATATTATTATGCGTTTTATCGACTTTATTCTTGTACTTCCTTTTTTAATGTTAGTTATCGTATTTGTAACGATTGTACCTAAATATAATATATGGTCATTTATTTTCATTATGACCGCCTTTCTCTGGGTAGGTAAAGCTCGTCTAATTCGAGCCAAAGTCCTTGCTGAACGAGAATTGGATTATGTACAAGCTTCCAAAACATTAGGTACACCTAACTGGAAGATTATCGCTTTTGGTATACTTCCTAACCTGAGTTCAATCGTTATTGTAAATATGACATTGAATCTTGCTGGTAATATCGGGATTGAGACAGGCTTATCTTTTCTAGGATTTGGATTGCCACAGAGTACGCCGAGTCTGGGTACGATTGTAAGTAATGCAACAGATCCTGATATTTTGCAGAACTATTGGTGGATGTGGTTACCAGCATCGCTGCTGATTTTGGTACTTATTCTAGCGATTAACTTTGTCGGTCAAGCGCTCAAACGTGCGACAGATGCTAGACAGCGATTAGGATAA
- a CDS encoding ABC transporter ATP-binding protein yields MALLELNNLKVHYPIRGGFFQRVVSHVKAVDGLSIQIEAGKTYGLVGESGCGKTTTGRAIIGLNKITDGNVTFEGQDLTKIAHKNQHSLRRDIQMIFQDPYSSLNGRKRVLDIIAEPLRNFENFTKEEERRRVQDLLEKVGLNPEAAFKYPHEFSGGQRQRIGIARALTLNPKLIIADEPVSALDVSVQAQVLNFMKEIQKEFNLTYLFISHDLGIVRHMCDEIGIMYRGRLVEQGNTEDIYENPQHIYTKRLISAIPNIDPAQRQASTQARQQILSSYQQDLNNLLDPEGKPLALKSISSSHQVALP; encoded by the coding sequence ATGGCATTGCTGGAACTCAATAACTTAAAAGTACATTATCCGATTCGTGGTGGCTTTTTCCAGCGTGTTGTCAGTCATGTCAAAGCAGTAGATGGTCTATCGATTCAGATCGAAGCAGGTAAAACTTACGGGCTTGTCGGTGAATCCGGATGTGGCAAAACAACAACAGGACGCGCAATTATCGGACTTAATAAAATAACAGATGGAAATGTCACATTTGAAGGGCAAGACTTAACTAAGATTGCTCACAAAAATCAACATTCATTACGTCGTGATATTCAAATGATTTTCCAAGATCCGTATTCTTCGCTTAATGGTAGAAAACGCGTATTGGATATTATTGCAGAACCATTGCGTAATTTTGAGAATTTTACTAAAGAAGAAGAGCGTAGACGGGTGCAGGATTTACTTGAAAAAGTAGGACTAAATCCAGAAGCGGCATTTAAATATCCACATGAATTTTCAGGTGGACAGCGTCAACGGATAGGGATTGCGAGAGCATTAACACTGAATCCGAAGCTGATCATTGCAGATGAACCTGTATCTGCGCTTGATGTATCAGTGCAAGCACAAGTGCTTAACTTTATGAAAGAAATTCAAAAAGAGTTTAACCTTACCTATTTATTTATCAGTCATGACTTAGGGATTGTGCGTCATATGTGTGATGAGATTGGGATCATGTATCGTGGTCGCTTAGTCGAGCAAGGGAATACAGAAGATATTTATGAGAATCCACAGCATATTTATACCAAGCGATTAATATCGGCTATTCCGAATATCGATCCTGCTCAGCGTCAAGCAAGCACACAAGCACGTCAACAGATTTTATCTTCATATCAACAAGATCTGAATAATCTATTAGACCCAGAGGGCAAGCCATTGGCATTGAAGTCGATCAGCTCGTCACATCAAGTCGCATTACCATAG
- a CDS encoding aromatic acid exporter family protein translates to MGFRVIKTAIAALLAVVVASTLGVPSAMSAALLAILGVDVTRKRSLKTIAARFFASLIGMICAFVLFSLFGFHHWVFALYILVAFPLITRAGFSAGIVTSSVVVVHIFNGATLTAHTMLVEIELLLIGLGAAAVVNLVYMPNPHQRLDAIRSEVNELLSQMCEQIAKTLRSPSFAWDGKEVIEAYAKVEQGLIESKRELENQMLYTDESWTVYFYMRKQHLDSIQNMMQLVAQVYRKMPQADAAAEMFEQLSRDVKTPYYTGKTESLLLALEEDFKNMDLPVTREEFEMRSAILQLCRELGQYLKISKRDKLRNPLLGMDNKVK, encoded by the coding sequence ATGGGTTTTCGCGTGATCAAAACAGCTATTGCAGCATTACTAGCAGTGGTTGTAGCTAGTACGCTAGGCGTTCCAAGTGCGATGTCAGCAGCTTTGTTAGCTATACTGGGAGTCGATGTTACACGTAAACGAAGTCTTAAAACAATTGCAGCTCGATTTTTTGCTTCGTTGATTGGAATGATTTGTGCTTTTGTATTGTTTTCGTTATTTGGTTTTCATCACTGGGTATTTGCACTTTATATTTTGGTGGCTTTCCCATTGATTACACGAGCAGGTTTTAGTGCAGGAATTGTGACCAGTTCTGTAGTGGTTGTGCATATTTTTAACGGAGCAACTTTGACAGCTCATACGATGTTAGTAGAGATTGAATTGCTACTGATTGGTCTGGGTGCAGCAGCCGTTGTCAATCTGGTCTATATGCCTAATCCGCATCAGCGTCTTGATGCGATTCGCAGTGAAGTCAATGAACTGTTATCTCAAATGTGTGAACAGATTGCCAAAACGCTACGAAGTCCTTCGTTTGCCTGGGATGGTAAAGAAGTGATCGAAGCGTATGCCAAAGTAGAGCAGGGACTAATAGAATCAAAGCGTGAACTGGAAAATCAGATGTTGTATACAGATGAGTCATGGACAGTATATTTCTATATGCGAAAACAACATTTAGATTCGATTCAGAATATGATGCAACTGGTCGCGCAAGTGTATCGTAAAATGCCTCAAGCGGATGCAGCAGCAGAAATGTTTGAACAATTATCTAGAGATGTGAAGACGCCATATTATACAGGCAAGACGGAAAGTCTGTTATTAGCACTGGAAGAAGATTTTAAAAATATGGATTTACCAGTAACTCGTGAAGAATTTGAAATGCGTTCCGCTATATTGCAATTATGCAGAGAATTGGGTCAATACCTAAAAATATCCAAACGTGATAAATTGCGTAACCCCTTGCTAGGTATGGATAATAAGGTAAAATAG
- the opp4A gene encoding oligopeptide ABC transporter substrate-binding protein, with protein sequence MLGNTKKKIVSILFIAFVLVLSACTSGKSTPTAQETPATSESVKESGKFPKATTNTAAAIAGGTMNYGLISDTPFEGILNPIFYSGNPDFEVIQFFYPSLFATDENFDVKDGGAANISFSNDNKTVNVKIDDKLNWTDGNPVTAEDYVFAFEVIGNKDYDGVRYDTSFMNIVGMEDYHAGKAKTISGIKVINDKEVQIDFKEADPSVKSGLWSYPLEKKVFGDIPVADMSSSDPVRKNPIGYGPYKIKAMVTGESVQFEANKDYFHGAPKLAGVNLKVVNPNVVIESLKKGDIDLAAFPNSLYDGKNVPTNVEFLGRQEMSYDYIGFKLGKFDKAKGESVMNPDAKMANKELRQAMGYALNNEQVGTQLYHGLRTPATSLIIPAFAQYHDDSIKGYNYDPEKAKQLLDQAGYVDKDGDGLREDPKGNKLTINYAAMSGDTISEARAQFYLQNWKDIGLNVQLLDGRLQEFNSFYDRIEKDDPDIDVYGAAWGTGTDINPAGLYGSKASFNYSRFVSEENDKLLAEGVSPKAFDMTYRKDIYNQWQQLMIDQAPVIPTLYRYEVQAVNKRVKNYDITYGGSYDSLAEIELTSDKPEVQQ encoded by the coding sequence ATGTTGGGAAATACAAAGAAGAAAATCGTATCTATTCTGTTCATTGCATTTGTGTTGGTGCTATCTGCTTGTACAAGTGGAAAGTCAACACCAACTGCTCAAGAAACACCAGCAACAAGCGAAAGTGTAAAGGAATCAGGTAAGTTTCCAAAAGCAACAACGAACACTGCTGCTGCTATTGCAGGCGGAACAATGAATTACGGTTTGATTTCGGATACTCCATTTGAAGGTATTTTGAATCCTATTTTCTACAGTGGTAATCCGGATTTTGAAGTTATTCAATTCTTCTATCCTTCTTTATTTGCTACAGATGAGAACTTTGATGTGAAAGACGGTGGAGCTGCTAATATTAGCTTTTCCAACGATAACAAAACTGTAAATGTAAAAATTGACGACAAATTAAACTGGACTGATGGTAATCCTGTTACAGCAGAAGATTATGTTTTTGCTTTTGAAGTGATTGGTAACAAAGATTATGACGGCGTACGTTATGATACAAGCTTTATGAATATTGTAGGTATGGAAGATTACCATGCTGGCAAAGCGAAAACAATCTCAGGTATCAAAGTCATAAACGATAAAGAAGTACAAATCGACTTTAAAGAAGCAGATCCTTCTGTAAAATCGGGTCTTTGGTCTTATCCTTTAGAGAAAAAAGTATTTGGAGATATTCCAGTAGCAGACATGTCTTCTTCTGATCCAGTGCGTAAAAACCCTATCGGTTATGGTCCTTACAAAATCAAAGCGATGGTTACAGGTGAATCTGTACAATTTGAAGCGAACAAAGACTATTTCCACGGCGCACCTAAATTAGCTGGTGTAAATCTTAAAGTAGTTAACCCTAATGTAGTCATTGAATCTTTGAAAAAAGGTGATATTGATTTAGCTGCATTCCCTAACAGTCTATATGATGGTAAAAATGTACCAACTAACGTAGAGTTCTTGGGTAGACAAGAAATGTCTTATGATTATATTGGCTTCAAACTAGGTAAATTCGATAAAGCTAAAGGTGAAAGTGTAATGAACCCGGATGCTAAAATGGCGAACAAAGAGTTACGTCAAGCGATGGGTTATGCATTGAATAATGAACAAGTAGGTACACAGTTGTATCACGGTCTGCGTACACCTGCAACTTCATTGATTATTCCTGCATTTGCACAATATCACGATGATAGCATCAAAGGATATAACTATGATCCTGAAAAAGCGAAACAATTGCTGGATCAAGCTGGTTATGTAGATAAAGATGGAGACGGATTGCGCGAAGATCCTAAAGGAAACAAATTAACGATTAACTATGCTGCAATGAGTGGAGATACCATCTCAGAAGCTCGTGCTCAATTCTATCTGCAAAACTGGAAAGATATTGGTCTAAACGTTCAATTACTAGATGGTCGTCTACAAGAGTTCAACTCTTTCTATGATCGTATTGAAAAAGATGATCCAGACATCGATGTATATGGCGCAGCATGGGGAACAGGTACAGATATTAACCCTGCTGGATTGTACGGTAGCAAAGCGTCATTCAACTATTCTCGCTTTGTAAGTGAAGAAAATGATAAATTGCTTGCAGAAGGTGTATCTCCTAAAGCATTTGATATGACATATCGTAAAGATATTTACAATCAATGGCAGCAGTTGATGATCGATCAAGCACCGGTTATTCCTACTTTGTATCGTTACGAAGTACAAGCTGTAAACAAACGTGTTAAAAATTATGACATTACGTATGGTGGAAGCTACGATTCACTAGCTGAAATCGAGTTGACTTCAGACAAACCAGAAGTACAACAATAA